Proteins from a genomic interval of Pseudomonadota bacterium:
- a CDS encoding amino acid ABC transporter permease, producing the protein MFQTFSANHVFFLGQAALWTLMLSSLAFLGGTVGGLLLTLLRTAPSVPLNLLARGYITAIQGTPLLVQLFLAYFGAAALGLQVPPLMAAAIAFTLYASAFLGEIWRGALQSIAKGQWECAYALGLDWPKTMLLIIVPQAVRSAVPPTVGFLVQLVKNTALASIIGYTELTRAGQIVSNATFQPLPVFMTVAVFYFSLCFPLSLASRALEARLLGRRPVPLID; encoded by the coding sequence ATGTTCCAGACCTTCTCGGCCAATCACGTCTTCTTCCTCGGCCAGGCGGCGCTCTGGACGTTGATGCTGTCCTCGCTCGCCTTCCTCGGCGGCACCGTCGGGGGCCTGCTGCTTACCTTGCTGCGGACGGCGCCGAGCGTCCCCCTCAATTTGCTTGCACGCGGTTACATCACGGCGATCCAGGGGACTCCGCTTCTGGTTCAGCTCTTCCTCGCCTATTTCGGCGCCGCGGCACTCGGGCTGCAGGTGCCGCCGCTGATGGCGGCGGCGATCGCCTTCACGCTCTATGCCAGCGCCTTCCTCGGCGAGATCTGGCGGGGGGCGCTGCAGTCGATCGCGAAAGGGCAATGGGAATGCGCCTACGCGCTCGGCCTCGACTGGCCGAAGACCATGCTGCTGATCATCGTCCCGCAGGCAGTGCGCTCGGCCGTGCCGCCGACGGTCGGGTTCCTGGTCCAGCTGGTCAAGAACACGGCACTCGCCTCGATCATCGGCTACACGGAGCTGACCCGCGCCGGTCAGATCGTCAGCAACGCTACGTTCCAGCCGCTGCCGGTGTTCATGACGGTCGCCGTCTTCTACTTCTCGCTCTGCTTTCCGCTGTCTCTTGCGAGCCGTGCCCTCGAGGCGCGGCTCCTCGGTCGTCGTCCGGTACCACTCATCGATTAG
- a CDS encoding amino acid ABC transporter permease — protein sequence MFYFDFSGTFARGDLLAKGAALTLALSAAAMILGMTVGLLGALAQRSRNPILRGAVIVYVEAIRNTPFLVQIYIVYFGLPALGIRLTSVAASILALTIYAGAYVTEILRAGIETVERGQVEAARALGLSRLLIFRHVILTPALAAVYPALTSQFILLMLASSVCSTISTPELAGAAADIQGLTFRAFEAFIVVAAVYLAFTLMFRTAFARLDRVIFRFRHAGG from the coding sequence ATGTTCTACTTCGACTTCTCGGGCACCTTCGCTCGCGGCGATCTCCTGGCGAAGGGTGCGGCACTGACCCTGGCACTCTCCGCCGCCGCCATGATCCTCGGCATGACCGTGGGCCTTCTCGGCGCGCTGGCGCAACGGAGCCGCAATCCGATTCTGCGCGGCGCGGTCATTGTCTACGTGGAGGCGATCCGCAATACGCCGTTCCTGGTGCAGATCTACATCGTCTATTTCGGCCTGCCGGCGCTCGGCATCCGGCTGACGTCGGTCGCCGCCTCGATCCTGGCGCTCACCATCTATGCCGGCGCCTATGTAACGGAGATCCTGCGCGCCGGCATCGAGACGGTGGAACGAGGCCAGGTGGAGGCGGCCCGCGCGCTCGGCCTTTCGCGGCTCCTGATCTTCCGCCACGTCATCCTGACGCCGGCGCTGGCCGCGGTCTATCCGGCACTCACCAGCCAATTCATCCTCTTGATGCTGGCCTCATCGGTCTGCTCGACAATCTCGACGCCCGAGCTTGCCGGTGCGGCCGCCGATATCCAAGGCCTGACCTTCCGCGCCTTCGAAGCCTTCATCGTCGTCGCCGCGGTCTATCTCGCCTTCACGTTGATGTTCCGCACCGCCTTCGCCCGCCTCGACCGCGTGATCTTCCGTTTCCGTCACGCCGGGGGCTGA
- a CDS encoding Hpt domain-containing protein, whose amino-acid sequence MADFLKPPRELGDKTGPGVPLGGRAIIAKAEGATKRHLQRVNYRTIAKESLDRLRVLLPQLTDHPDSADIAKKIYEVAHNLRGEGASFGYPAISNVAELICRLIERPSERTGRQLRILNVQIDALRAMVRHNIKGAPQGIALEIITALATLVDRVAALNRNR is encoded by the coding sequence ATGGCCGACTTTCTCAAGCCGCCGCGCGAGCTGGGCGACAAGACCGGGCCAGGCGTCCCGTTGGGCGGTCGTGCCATCATTGCCAAGGCCGAAGGCGCGACCAAGCGACACCTGCAGCGCGTCAACTATCGGACCATCGCCAAGGAGTCGCTTGACCGGTTGCGCGTGCTGCTGCCCCAGCTGACGGATCACCCTGATAGCGCCGACATTGCCAAGAAGATCTATGAAGTCGCCCATAACTTGCGCGGCGAAGGCGCCAGCTTCGGATACCCGGCCATCTCCAATGTGGCAGAGTTGATTTGCCGTCTGATCGAGCGCCCGAGCGAGCGAACAGGACGACAGCTCAGAATTCTCAACGTGCAGATCGACGCATTGCGGGCGATGGTGCGGCACAACATCAAGGGTGCACCGCAAGGCATCGCGCTTGAGATCATTACTGCGCTGGCGACTCTGGTCGACCGCGTTGCCGCTTTGAACCGAAATCGCTAG
- a CDS encoding uracil-DNA glycosylase has product MDAEAPARDCPLCPRLAEFRQTQRQHHPDWHNAPVASFGAGTARLLIVGLAPGLKGANRTGRPFTGDYAGELLYPMLIRHGFARGDYAARPDDGLELVDCRITNAVRCVPPANKPTPAEATICRRFLIAEMAAMPRLEAVLALGAIAHGAVLKASGERLAAHPFRHGALYRLKRPHWLADSYHCSRYNTNTGRLTEAMFAEVLAQLKATLDRAPGRPEQSAIE; this is encoded by the coding sequence ATGGACGCCGAGGCGCCCGCCCGCGACTGCCCGCTCTGTCCGCGCCTCGCGGAGTTCCGCCAAACGCAGCGTCAGCACCACCCCGACTGGCACAATGCGCCGGTCGCGTCCTTCGGAGCCGGGACGGCGCGGCTCTTGATCGTCGGGCTCGCCCCGGGCTTGAAGGGCGCCAACCGCACCGGCCGGCCGTTCACCGGCGACTATGCGGGCGAGCTGCTCTATCCCATGCTGATCCGCCACGGCTTTGCCCGCGGCGACTACGCTGCCAGGCCCGATGACGGACTCGAGCTCGTCGACTGCCGGATCACCAATGCGGTCCGCTGCGTGCCGCCGGCGAACAAGCCGACCCCGGCGGAAGCCACAATCTGCCGCCGGTTCCTCATCGCCGAGATGGCGGCGATGCCGCGGCTGGAAGCAGTGCTGGCCTTGGGTGCCATCGCCCATGGCGCGGTGCTGAAGGCCTCGGGCGAGCGGCTGGCCGCGCATCCCTTCCGCCACGGTGCGCTCTATCGCCTGAAGCGGCCGCACTGGCTCGCCGACAGCTATCATTGCTCGCGCTACAACACCAACACCGGGCGGCTGACCGAGGCGATGTTCGCCGAGGTGCTGGCGCAGTTAAAGGCCACGCTTGACCGAGCACCGGGGCGCCCGGAGCAATCTGCCATCGAGTAG
- a CDS encoding pyridoxine 5'-phosphate synthase, with protein MNQTRTLRLGVNIDHVATIRNARGGKHPDPVRAARLAAKAGADGITAHLREDRRHISDDDIARLAREIDRPLNLEMAATEEMLAIALRHRPHAACLVPEKRTEVTTEGGLDVVRLGNHLKPYVSQLSAAGIRVSLFIEPDPKALETAKWLGAPVVELHTGAYCHAEGAECQRQLARLTQAAAIADRLGLECHAGHGLSYETVGPVAAIATIVELNIGHFLVGEAIFSGLDSAIRRMRALMDQARAQATGASGA; from the coding sequence ATGAATCAGACTCGGACCCTTCGCCTGGGCGTCAACATCGACCACGTGGCGACCATCCGCAATGCGCGCGGCGGCAAGCACCCCGACCCGGTTCGTGCCGCAAGGCTCGCCGCCAAGGCCGGCGCCGACGGCATCACCGCGCATCTGCGCGAGGATCGGCGCCATATCTCCGACGACGACATCGCGCGCCTGGCGCGAGAGATCGACCGGCCGCTCAATCTGGAGATGGCGGCGACGGAAGAAATGCTGGCGATCGCCTTGCGCCACCGTCCGCACGCGGCTTGCCTGGTCCCGGAGAAGCGCACCGAGGTCACGACCGAAGGCGGCCTCGACGTGGTGCGCCTCGGCAACCACCTGAAACCCTATGTGAGCCAGCTCAGCGCCGCCGGGATCCGCGTTTCGCTCTTTATCGAACCCGATCCCAAGGCGCTGGAGACGGCGAAATGGCTGGGGGCACCGGTGGTCGAGCTCCACACCGGAGCCTACTGCCATGCCGAGGGGGCGGAGTGCCAGCGCCAGCTGGCGCGGCTGACCCAGGCCGCCGCCATCGCCGACCGCCTCGGGCTCGAATGCCATGCCGGCCATGGCCTCAGCTACGAGACCGTGGGCCCAGTGGCCGCGATCGCCACCATCGTCGAGCTCAATATCGGCCATTTCCTCGTCGGCGAGGCGATCTTCTCCGGGCTCGACAGCGCGATTAGGCGCATGCGCGCGCTCATGGACCAAGCCCGCGCCCAGGCCACGGGGGCGAGCGGAGCTTGA
- a CDS encoding NYN domain-containing protein, giving the protein MIFYPQERIAMFIDGANLYAAARALGFDIDYRKLLDLFASKGRLIRAFYYTALMEDQDYSPIRPLVDWLDYNGYTMVTKPMKEFTDASGRPKRKGNMDIELAIDVLEMAPHLDHIVLFSGDGDFRRLVEATQRKGVRVSVVSTLRSQPPMVADELRRQADSFVELADLAPHISRVHQGPREPMPVREEPGRPAAAQ; this is encoded by the coding sequence ATGATTTTCTATCCCCAGGAACGAATTGCCATGTTCATCGACGGCGCCAACCTCTATGCCGCCGCCCGAGCCCTTGGCTTCGACATCGACTATCGCAAGCTCTTGGATCTGTTCGCGAGCAAGGGCCGGCTCATCCGCGCCTTCTATTACACGGCCCTCATGGAAGATCAGGACTATTCCCCGATCCGCCCGCTGGTCGATTGGCTCGATTACAACGGCTACACCATGGTGACGAAGCCGATGAAGGAATTCACCGACGCCTCCGGCCGGCCCAAGCGCAAGGGCAACATGGATATTGAGCTCGCCATCGACGTCTTGGAGATGGCGCCCCATCTCGACCATATCGTGCTGTTTTCCGGCGATGGGGACTTTCGCCGCCTGGTGGAAGCCACCCAACGCAAGGGCGTGCGCGTGAGCGTGGTGTCAACCCTGCGCTCGCAGCCGCCGATGGTGGCCGACGAGCTCCGGCGCCAGGCCGACAGCTTCGTCGAGCTGGCCGATCTCGCCCCGCACATCTCCCGCGTCCATCAGGGCCCGCGCGAGCCGATGCCAGTCCGCGAGGAGCCCGGGCGCCCGGCGGCGGCGCAGTAG
- a CDS encoding DNA-directed RNA polymerase subunit omega, whose translation MARVTVEDCVLQVPNRFELVMIAAQRARDISAGASLSLERDNDKNPVVALREIADQTVELDLLRNALVKGLQKHVEIDEPEEEVADFIEGEAALTADIVRADAAEALGEDDDEVAEEAAEPNIEDEAEPPLAE comes from the coding sequence ATGGCGCGCGTAACGGTTGAAGACTGCGTCCTGCAAGTACCCAACAGGTTCGAGCTGGTCATGATCGCCGCCCAACGCGCGCGCGACATCAGCGCCGGCGCCAGCTTGTCCTTGGAACGCGACAACGACAAGAACCCCGTGGTGGCGCTGCGTGAGATCGCCGACCAGACGGTCGAGCTCGACCTGCTCCGCAACGCGCTGGTCAAGGGCCTGCAAAAGCACGTCGAGATCGACGAGCCGGAGGAAGAGGTCGCCGACTTCATCGAGGGCGAGGCGGCGCTGACGGCCGACATCGTGCGTGCCGATGCCGCGGAGGCCTTGGGCGAGGACGATGACGAGGTGGCCGAGGAGGCCGCCGAGCCGAACATCGAAGACGAGGCCGAGCCCCCTCTCGCAGAGTAG
- a CDS encoding transporter substrate-binding domain-containing protein has product MKRLIAAVAALAFVGFASASAYAQSTLDEVIKRGTLVIGVSLGTPPFGITNATMEPDGFDVDMGKLIARDLGVKAQFVDIVAAARIPSLTTNKVDIVVSSFSITAERAKAINYSNAIYVDQQVALAPKALSLASLDDFKGKRLGVTRSTTNDIVATKKAVEGTNIQRYDDDASTNQAMLAGQIDGMVTSAATAAAIIGRDPKLEIKFVVAEAAMGIGLRRGDADLLRWLNTEIYLLWANKEIQALQQKWMKTVNKELPRF; this is encoded by the coding sequence GTGAAAAGATTGATTGCTGCCGTCGCCGCGCTCGCCTTCGTCGGATTCGCCTCGGCATCCGCCTACGCCCAGAGCACGCTGGATGAGGTCATCAAGAGGGGCACGCTGGTCATCGGCGTCTCGCTCGGCACCCCACCCTTCGGCATCACCAATGCCACCATGGAGCCCGACGGCTTCGATGTGGACATGGGCAAGCTCATCGCCCGCGATCTCGGCGTGAAGGCGCAGTTCGTCGACATCGTCGCCGCCGCCCGCATCCCGAGCCTCACCACCAACAAGGTCGACATCGTGGTCTCGTCGTTCTCGATCACCGCCGAACGGGCGAAGGCGATCAACTACTCGAACGCGATCTATGTCGATCAGCAGGTGGCGCTGGCGCCCAAGGCCTTGTCGCTCGCCAGTCTGGATGACTTCAAGGGCAAGCGCCTGGGCGTCACCCGGTCGACCACCAACGACATCGTCGCTACCAAAAAGGCCGTCGAAGGCACCAACATCCAGCGCTATGACGACGACGCTTCGACCAACCAGGCGATGCTCGCCGGCCAGATCGACGGCATGGTGACGAGTGCCGCGACCGCCGCCGCCATCATCGGCCGCGACCCGAAGCTGGAAATCAAATTCGTCGTCGCCGAGGCGGCGATGGGCATTGGCCTGCGTCGCGGCGATGCGGACCTCTTGCGCTGGCTCAACACCGAGATCTATCTCCTGTGGGCCAACAAGGAGATCCAAGCGCTCCAGCAGAAGTGGATGAAGACCGTCAACAAGGAGCTGCCGCGCTTCTGA
- a CDS encoding GntR family transcriptional regulator, with amino-acid sequence MAIIRETLAVQSYTELRRRILALEFEPGHRLDVDRLAEELTVSVSPIKEALKQLESEGLVEVLPRRGTVIREFDAADVADLYEAREIVEAAAVRMLIGAGAERPLLGDLTRSIADFTSACERGRIVRADAALAADNRFHVLIVSATGNRRLAAIHAALIDQSHLVRRFSMRLDRAQGTMDEHQSILVALAAGNQDEAERALRRHLAQARDAIVREMISRSAVKTASASGPTSSKRRRS; translated from the coding sequence TTGGCGATCATCCGGGAAACCCTTGCCGTTCAGAGCTACACCGAGCTGAGACGCCGCATTCTGGCGCTCGAGTTCGAGCCCGGTCATCGCCTCGACGTCGACCGTCTCGCCGAGGAGCTGACGGTGAGCGTCTCGCCGATCAAGGAGGCGCTGAAGCAACTGGAGAGCGAGGGGCTGGTCGAGGTGCTGCCGCGGCGCGGCACCGTCATCCGCGAATTCGATGCCGCCGACGTCGCCGACCTCTACGAGGCGCGCGAGATCGTCGAGGCTGCCGCCGTCCGCATGCTGATCGGTGCGGGCGCTGAGCGTCCCCTCCTCGGCGACCTCACCCGGAGCATTGCCGACTTCACCTCCGCCTGCGAGCGCGGGCGCATCGTCCGCGCCGATGCGGCGCTGGCCGCCGATAACCGGTTCCACGTGCTCATCGTGTCGGCGACCGGGAATCGTCGGCTTGCCGCCATCCATGCCGCGCTGATCGACCAGTCGCATCTGGTCCGCCGCTTCTCCATGCGCCTTGACCGGGCCCAAGGGACGATGGACGAGCATCAGTCGATTCTGGTGGCACTTGCCGCCGGCAACCAGGACGAGGCGGAGCGTGCCTTGCGCCGGCACCTCGCCCAGGCCCGCGACGCGATCGTGCGGGAGATGATCTCTCGGTCCGCTGTGAAGACGGCGTCGGCGTCCGGCCCCACATCCTCGAAGCGACGACGGAGCTGA
- a CDS encoding bifunctional (p)ppGpp synthetase/guanosine-3',5'-bis(diphosphate) 3'-pyrophosphohydrolase: MIRQYELVERVKAYDPNAEEEALNRAYVFAMKAHGSQTRASGDPYFAHPLEVAGILTGMKLDSASIITALLHDTIEDTDATLEGIEGLFGKEIGRLVDGVTKLNRLELQSDHAKQAENFRKLVLAMSEDIRVLLVKLADRLHNMRTLHHIDDPLKRRRIAMETMEIYAPLAERIGIQAMRDELEDLAFGELNKDARDSIIARLAFLKERGGNLVPRVIEALGQTLAKGGLDAWVSGREKTPYSIWVKMQRKNVSFEQLSDIMAFRVVVDRIEQSYQGLGIIHAEYPVVPGRFKDYISTPKPNDYRSLHTSVIGPERQRIEVQIRTREMHDVAELGVAAHWIYKQGNATKDGKQYRWLRELLDILEHASGPEEFLEHTKLEMFRDQVFCFTPKGDLIALPRGATPVDFAYAVHSQVGDTCVGAKINGRIAPLRTELHNGDQVEIILSKTQTPSPTWEQFVVTGKAKARIRRFVRTQKRAEFVDLGKAILQKAFRQEGYPFSEKALDGVLKIFEAEEVEDLYAQVGEGFKSDREVLHAVFPGLKQARPEAKVVPLARARGRANKGKSDALPIRGLIPGMALHFARCCHPLPGDRIVGIVTTGKGVTIHTIDCESLESFAETPERWIDVAWDTAGEDPDKHVGRLTVTIANEPGSLGALTTVIGKNQGNITNLKITNRSLDFFDMLIDVEVSNVKHLTNIIAALRANPVINSVERARG, from the coding sequence ATGATCCGCCAATACGAGCTGGTCGAGCGCGTCAAGGCGTATGATCCGAACGCCGAGGAAGAGGCGCTCAACCGAGCCTATGTGTTCGCCATGAAGGCGCACGGCTCCCAGACCCGCGCCTCCGGCGACCCGTATTTCGCCCATCCCTTGGAAGTGGCCGGCATCCTGACCGGCATGAAGCTCGACAGCGCCTCCATCATCACCGCCCTCCTGCACGACACCATCGAGGACACGGACGCGACCTTGGAAGGGATCGAGGGTCTCTTCGGCAAGGAGATCGGCCGGCTGGTCGACGGCGTCACCAAGCTCAATCGCCTCGAGCTGCAGTCCGACCATGCCAAGCAGGCGGAGAATTTCCGCAAGCTGGTGCTGGCGATGTCGGAGGACATCCGCGTCCTCCTGGTGAAGCTGGCCGACCGGCTGCACAACATGCGGACCCTCCACCACATCGATGATCCGTTGAAGCGTCGCCGGATCGCGATGGAGACCATGGAGATCTACGCGCCGCTCGCCGAGCGCATCGGCATCCAGGCGATGCGCGACGAGCTGGAAGACCTGGCTTTCGGCGAGCTCAACAAGGATGCGCGCGACAGCATCATCGCCCGCCTGGCGTTCCTCAAGGAGCGGGGCGGCAATCTGGTGCCGCGGGTCATCGAGGCGCTGGGCCAGACCTTGGCCAAGGGCGGGCTCGACGCCTGGGTCTCGGGCCGCGAGAAGACGCCCTATTCGATCTGGGTGAAGATGCAGCGCAAGAACGTCAGCTTCGAGCAGCTGTCGGACATCATGGCGTTCCGCGTGGTGGTCGACCGCATCGAGCAAAGCTACCAGGGGCTCGGCATCATCCATGCCGAATACCCGGTCGTGCCGGGACGGTTCAAGGACTACATCTCGACCCCGAAGCCCAACGACTACCGCTCGCTCCATACCAGCGTGATCGGGCCCGAGCGCCAGCGCATCGAGGTGCAGATCCGCACCCGCGAGATGCACGACGTGGCCGAGCTCGGCGTGGCGGCGCACTGGATCTACAAGCAGGGCAACGCCACCAAGGACGGCAAGCAGTATCGCTGGCTGCGCGAGCTCCTCGACATCCTGGAGCATGCCTCCGGACCCGAGGAGTTCCTCGAGCACACCAAGCTCGAGATGTTCAGGGATCAGGTGTTCTGCTTCACGCCCAAGGGCGATCTGATCGCGCTGCCGCGGGGTGCCACTCCGGTCGACTTCGCCTATGCCGTCCATAGCCAGGTGGGCGATACCTGCGTCGGGGCCAAGATCAACGGCCGCATCGCGCCCTTGCGCACCGAGCTCCACAACGGCGACCAGGTCGAGATCATCCTCTCGAAGACCCAGACCCCGTCGCCGACCTGGGAGCAGTTCGTCGTCACCGGCAAGGCCAAGGCGCGCATCCGCCGCTTCGTGCGCACCCAGAAGCGGGCGGAATTCGTCGATCTCGGCAAGGCGATCCTGCAGAAGGCGTTCCGCCAGGAAGGCTATCCCTTCTCCGAGAAGGCGCTCGACGGCGTGCTCAAGATCTTCGAGGCCGAGGAGGTCGAGGACCTCTACGCCCAGGTCGGCGAAGGCTTCAAGAGCGACCGCGAGGTGCTGCACGCGGTCTTCCCGGGACTGAAGCAGGCGCGCCCGGAGGCGAAGGTGGTGCCGCTTGCCCGGGCGCGCGGACGCGCCAACAAGGGCAAGTCGGATGCGCTGCCGATCCGCGGGCTGATCCCGGGCATGGCGCTGCATTTCGCGCGCTGCTGCCATCCGCTCCCCGGCGACCGCATCGTCGGCATCGTCACCACCGGCAAGGGCGTCACCATCCACACGATCGACTGCGAGAGCCTGGAGAGCTTTGCCGAAACGCCCGAGCGCTGGATCGACGTCGCCTGGGATACCGCGGGCGAGGATCCGGACAAGCATGTCGGCCGCTTGACCGTGACCATCGCCAACGAGCCCGGCAGCCTGGGCGCGCTCACCACGGTCATCGGCAAGAACCAAGGCAACATCACCAACCTCAAGATCACCAACCGCTCGCTCGACTTCTTCGACATGCTGATCGACGTCGAGGTCAGCAACGTCAAGCACCTGACCAACATCATCGCGGCGCTTCGCGCCAATCCGGTGATCAACTCGGTCGAGCGCGCGCGCGGGTGA